The following is a genomic window from Hymenobacter monticola.
CGCCACCGACTTCGTGACCAAGGGCAAGGGCAAGCTCACCATCACCTTCCAGCCCGAGGACGGCGGCGAGGCGCTGTCGTTTGAGGTGTTCAACTTCAAGAGCGACGGCGTGGCCCTGGCCATGTACAACACCGACGAAAGCATCCGCGGCTTCGCCCACGCCTGCTTCAACCAGGCCCTGATGAAGGGCTGGCCCCTGTACCTGAGCACCAAGAACACCATCCTGAAGAAGTACGACGGCCGCTTCAAGGACATCTTCCAGGAGATTTACGAGCAGGACTACCTGGCCAAGTTCCAGGCCGCCGGCATCACCTACGAGCACCGCCTGATTGACGACATGGTGGCCTCGGCGCTGAAGTGGAACGGCAACTTCGTGTGGGCCTGCAAAAACTACGACGGCGATGTGCAAAGCGACACTGTGGCCCAGGGCTTCGGCTCGCTCGGCCTGATGACCAGCACGCTGGTGACGCCCGACGGCGGCACCATGGAGGCCGAAGCCGCCCACGGCACCGTGACGCGCCACTACCGCGACCACCAGAAGGGCAAGCCCACCAGCACCAACCCCATCGCCAGCATCTTCGCCTGGACGCGCGGCCTGGAGTTCCGCGGCAAGCTCGACGGCAACCAGGAGCTCATCGACTTCTGCCA
Proteins encoded in this region:
- a CDS encoding NADP-dependent isocitrate dehydrogenase; translation: MTKIKVANPVVELDGDEMTRIIWKFIKDKLITPYLELDIKYYDLGIEYRDQTNDQVTIDAANAIKQYGVGIKCATITPDEERVKEFNLKQMWKSPNGTIRNILDGTVFREPIVMQNVPRLVPNWTAPICIGRHAFGDQYRATDFVTKGKGKLTITFQPEDGGEALSFEVFNFKSDGVALAMYNTDESIRGFAHACFNQALMKGWPLYLSTKNTILKKYDGRFKDIFQEIYEQDYLAKFQAAGITYEHRLIDDMVASALKWNGNFVWACKNYDGDVQSDTVAQGFGSLGLMTSTLVTPDGGTMEAEAAHGTVTRHYRDHQKGKPTSTNPIASIFAWTRGLEFRGKLDGNQELIDFCHALEQVCIETVESGKMTKDLAVCIHGNKVEHGRDYLYTEEFLEALDQNLQAKLGK